The nucleotide window GGGATTTTTGAAAAGAGAAAGAAATTTTTTTGCAATGTCAAGCCAAGCGTGACAAATTAGTCCGTATGGTTAATTAAGTATCTTTAAAGTCTATTGAGATAACTTAATAAATTTTTACAGATTTATAGCTAGGAGTATTTTGGATTTCTTTTTTTGAGTGGGTCAATGTAACGAATTCTTTCAAAAAGCTTCAATCCTTTCTGATGCATAAATTTGAAATCAGAGTTTGTATGAATAATTTTGATCAGAACAAAAAATAAACATATCCATCGTTTATTATAGAGTTTTGTAATTCTAGTATATTAGATGAACCTATCTTTTCTGTTAGGCTTCATTTTACAATAGGGGAATACAAAAATTCCTAAATATTGTAACAAAAAGGCGTTTTATACAAAAAATGGATTTACAAAGCATACAGATTTCTGATACAATGATAGTATGGGAGCGAGCACATGAAAATTTTGAAGTTTAGTTTATCACTAATTATAATAATTGTGGTGTTATTTTTAGGTTTAAAAGTCTTAGATGGCCTTGAACAGATGGCTGTGGAACAACATTCTCAAAACGCAGTTGAGAAGAAGTTTCATCAGAATCCAGATGTCTTTGCTTGGCTAACAGTTGAAGGGACTCGAATAGATTACCCGGTTGCTCAGCATCCAAGGGATGATGCTTATTACCTTTCTCATGATATAGATGGTGAAGAGACCTATTATGGCGCTATATTTACAGAGCTGGTTAACAAAAAAACATTTGAAGATCCTGTCACGATTATCTACGGACATGCTATGTTAGATGATTCGATGTTTGGGTCTTTAGATTATTTTGCGAAGCCAGCTTTTTTTAAGGAGCATGAACGTATTACGATTGACACCTTGACTCAACATTTTGAATATGAGGTGATGGCAGCTCACTCTTATACAGATGATCATCTTTTTCATACATTCAAATTAGGAAGTCGAGAAGGCCTCAGATATTATTTAGAAACATTACAGATAAGAACATCAGACTATGGGGGATTCTATCGTCAGATTGCTACTGACCCTCAAAAAGATCGATTTTTAATCTTATCAACCTGTGATGCTACTGGAAATGATCAACGATTTGTGGTTACTGCTCGTTTAAAAAGTGTTAAAGAAAGGACAAGTGAATAATGAAAATATTAAGACTCTCAAGGTTTTGGAGACTAGCTATCGGCTTACTGTTTTTAGGAGTGGGGCAACGCCTTCTATTTACAGGTGCGATTTCTCCTGTGATAGTCGAGGAAGGTTTATCACTCATTCTAACCTTATTCAGCCTACTATTTTTAATAATAGGAATAGTTCTTATTTTTCCAATAACAATCTGGTTTTATAGGCAGTACCGATCAGATAAACGTTTAAATCACACTATTCTGATTTACTTGTTTAGTGCAATTTTATGTGGCATCCTCATCGGAGGTTTGGGTCAAGTTTTATACGATCATACAAGTTTGGAATATGGCCATGTCAAGATTGCTATCTGGGCATTTACTACAATTGTACAAACTTTTCTTAAAGTAATCTTATCCTATAGTCTGGTTAGTATTTACAAAGCTTTACCAATTAAAAGTAGGGTAGATCAATTGCGACTACCTGTTCTGGTATCCATGCTTATTGTCGCCTTTTGTTTAGCTATTGCTGTTTGGTTCCCAATACTAGGTTCTTTCGTTTTATCCATCGGCGATGCTCTTATTTTAATTTTTACACTTTATTATTTTATTTATTTTACAAAGGAGAATGCCGATGAAAAGACTGCGTAAGTCCATACAATGGTTATTATTGCTGAGTTTGTTTGTTTCTAATATGCCGTTGATCTATGCGGAAGAAATAAACCAAGCAATTAAACAAGGCCAGGCTGAGGAAACTTATAAAAAATCTGTTACAGAGGCGAGTAGCCAGACTGTTGGTTCTGAAAATGCGAATACAGAAGGATCGACAAGTGCTGAAGCCTCATCAAAACCAGTAAAAGATGGAGGAGACGCCCTTCAACAGCCCAAAGTGGCCAATGGAGAGAGTAAGGAAGAGGCAGAGCTGAAAAAACAATACGGGGCACCAGTAGCGGTTAGTGGGCAAGAACAACTGTTTCGGGTTGATGATACTCACTTTGTGACGCATATTGGTAGTGATATCAAAACATATATTGATAAAGAAGGGGTAGAAGTTCCTGTAGATTTATCTCTATATTCTTATCATGCTAATGGGAAGCATTATTATCTACCAAAAGAATCTCCAGTAGGAGTAGTTCTTCCGAGCGAAGTCAAAAAAGAGACTCCCATTGATATTACTCATAAGGATGATAAAATTTCTTTGTATCCGCTTGATAAGACATACGAACAAGCAACTGTAGAAAAGAATGCGATCTTATATAACAATGTTGATGGCAAAACAGATGTGCAATATACGGTACAGTCTAATGGAGTCAAAGAAGAAATCATTCTAGCCGAGTGGGGTGGGAAGAACTCCTTTACTTATGGTTTGGATGCATCTAAGTATGATGTTTCTTTGAAAGACAATCAAATCCTTGTCCGTGAAAAGGGGAAAACGAAGATCCTATTTGTACTAACTGCCCCAATGATGGTGGATAGTGCAGGCGCTACAAGTAATGCCTTAACTCTTGGATTGAAAAAAGGGGATGGACGTCATGAAGTGACAGTCACAGCTAGTAAAGAGTGGTTGTCTGATTCTGAACGTAAGTATCCTGTTCGGATAGACCCGACTGTAACAGTTCCACGAGAAAAAATTCTTGACATTGTTACCTCATCTGTACATGGACAATATCAAGGTTACTCTTATGGGTATGTTGGATATCTAACAGCCGAAATGATCGGAATGGCGGGTGTTCCAGGTGTTCGTGACATCGGGCGTGCAAGGATGTACTTTAAGATTAATTACGATTTTCAAAAGAGTATTCCTAAGGAAGCGCGTATTGATAGTGCGAGTTTAAATATCTATGAATACACTGCTCCAGATTCTCAATCAACCCAGTTTGCAGCTTATCGCTTGAAACAAGACTTTGATATTAATAACCTCACATGGGATACTTCTGTGGGCCTTGATATGGAAATCGCAGGAAAGAATGCGACCAGTGGTAAAAAGATTGGGATGCATAACTTTGATATCCGCGAGACTGTAAATGCATGGGTTCAAGGTTTGGAACCAAACTATGGTTTAGTTGTAGCTGCAACCGACGAAGGCTCAGACGGTGGTGCTTTCTATACAACCGAAGCGACGGCAGAAAATGCAGGACAGATTGGGTTTACTCCAGACAAGGCTCCTAGTTTGACGATTAATTGGTCTGTTCCAGACCCAGTTGATGTCAATTATCCAATTGGGAACACTACCATCAATCTTCGGACCATGGTGAAAACAGATAAGAAAGGAAAACTGCAATTCCAGGGTGTCTTTGCGGATGGTCTGACAACGCCGGGAGCTCAGGTTGATTATAACCTAAGTGACACTGCGAAAGACTACAAGGGTCAAAGTTCTGCAAGTTTTTCTTACAAATACCCAGATAGTAGTTCCTTTGATGCAGCCTTTGAAAAAGGAACGACCAAATATAAAGACAAGCTTTCAAACTGGCAGACTCAGGTGCCTTTTACAGAACCTGAACTAAACAAGGTTTATACGATTGACGCAGAGAGTAAAAAGGATGGTCAAACTAGTGGTAAAAAATCAAGTGATACATTCTTGATTTACAAAGTTACCCAGTTTGATACCCTTCCAAAGATTGCGGCATACTATGGAGTACCACTCAATCAACTTGCTTACGATAATCGTATCCAAGATATGATGCTTGTGCAAAATAACACCCTTTTTATTCGTAATCCAAGAAAGAATGCCGACAAACCTTATAATCCACCAGCTTTGACATCCAACACCAAGGCGGAAATAGACAGGCTTTTAATGGGGCGTGGCCTTCACTGTGAATTTGGATTTGAGCCAATCAATCTAAACACGGGGAATTTCTACCTAGATCGAACAGATGTTTCTATCACTGATGTTGACGGCAAATTTGAAATTACTCGCGCCTATAATTCTAAAGCAGCAGGCATCAATAGTCTCTTTGGACGTGGTTGGTCATTTGCCTTTAATGAACAGTTATCAAGCGATGAAGATCAAAATATCTACTATACTCGTACAGACGGTTCCATCCTGAAGTTTGCGAAGGATGGAGATGGATATCGTGCTCCAAGTGGCTATGACCTCACTCTCGAAGTAAAAACAGTTGAAACGAAGAAGGGTGACTTTGGCGGAGACGAAAAAGAAGACTATGATGTAAAGGAATACCGAATTGTTGATCACAATCATCAAGAGAAAACCTTTAACTATCACGGACTCTTAACGAGCCAGACGGATGAAAAAGGTAATAAAACAAGCTTTGATTATAATGAAAATTACCAGCTGACCAAGATCACATCTCCTACAGGCTTGGTTTATAGTATCACCTATAATACAGATGGCTATATTGGTGCGATTCAAATCCCTAATGGCTCAACTTTGACCTATGAATATGACACGAATGGTCATTTGATTACCTATACGGATGCGACGGGTGTTCCTACTCGTTATGAATATGACGATAAGGGACGTATGACAGCCTGGTATGATGGAAATGGTACCAAGGTTATCCAAAACGAGTACGATGAGGAAAATCGTGTCATCAAGCAAACAGATGGTGCAGGTGCTGTTTCAACTCTTTCTTATAGTGAAGGTCAGACAATCACTACCGATGGAAATGGCAATCAAACCGTATTACTTACGATGAGCAATATCGTACAACTGGCATTCGCTATGCAGATGGAACTAGTGTCTCAAAAACGTATGATGAAAACAACCGTCTGTCAAGCGTGACGAATGAAGCGGGGCAAACAACTCGCTACACCTATGACAGCAATGGAAACACCTTAACAGAAACGCGTTTCGACGGTGCGGTAAAAACTTCTAGCTATGATGAGAAGAACCATCTTCTGTCTCTCACTGACTTTAGTGGTGCATCAACAGCTCATACCTATGATGCAAATGGCAATCTAATCCAGACAACATTGCCAGATGGGTCTAAGATTACCTATACTGTCGATCAGCAAGGACGCATCTTGTCTACAACAGATGCGGCTGGTCATACAACTTCCTTTGCCTATCAAGGTGCGAATCTGGTAAGTCTTACCAATCCTTTAGGAGGCGTATCAACCTTTACCTACAATGCACACAATCAAGTCACTAGCATTACGAATCCTCTCGGTGGGACCAAGACCTTTACCTATGATGCAGAAGGGCGCAAGCTGAGCGAAAAAGATGCCGATGGTGTTGGGACGAGCCATACTTTTGATAAGGCAGGTCAAGTGACAGCTGTGACAGAAGGCAATGGTAACACGACTACCTTCACCTATGATGGTTTCGGCCGTAAAGTCGGTGCTTCGAATGGAGAAGGTGGAACCTATAGTTACACCTATGATGGTGTTGGAAACCAGCTTTCCGTGACTGATGCAGAAGGACACGCTACTAGCTATACATATGATAGCAAGGGTCGTTTCCTAACAGAAACCAATGCTTCAGGTCAAATGACTACCGTTACTCGTGATGCACTGGGTCGAATTATCACTCGAACCAATGAAGCAGGTAATAGTAGCAGCTTGACTTATGATGATAGAAACAATGCCGTTAAAACTATCACAGATGCTTTAGGTCAAGTTACTCAAAATACTTATGACGCGGCAGGAAATGTAACCTCAGTTTCTTATCCAATCGGTACAAAGGCAGAGACTACTTATGATATCATGGGTCGTGTGCTATCTTACACCGATGAAGCAGGTCAGACAGTGACATACACCTATGACAGTGTTGGAAATAAACTTAGCGAAACCAAACAGAAAAAGACTACCAGCTATACCTATGATGCATCGGGAAATGTGACAGGTGTGACTTACCCAGATGGTAGCAGTGTTTCATATGTGTTGGATGCGATGGGGAATATCCTGTCCATGACAGACGCCCTTGGAAAAGAAACGACTTATGAATATAGTAAGGCAGGGCGCCTGATCGCAACAACCAATGCCTTGGGTCACCGCACCAGCATGACCTATGATGCTAATGGCAATCAAAATAGCCTAACAGATGCGGCAGGCTATACTGCTAGCACGACTTATACAGGCCAAAATCAAGTTTCCAGTATTACAGATGGTTTAGGCAATGTCACTAAGATGGCCTACAACCAGATGGAACAGTTGACAGAGTTGACAGATGCCTTGGGTGGCAAGACTCAGTACACCTATAATGAACTAGGCTATCCGACCCAAGTCACCGATGCCAATGGCAATGTCACTAAGATGACCTATACTTCAACGGCTCAACTGGAAGAAGTGACTCTTCCAGACGGAACTACCGTAAGACAAGAATACGATGCCCTTGATCGTCTCATCAAGCAGACGCATTCTAGTGGTTTGGTAACAGAGTATAGCTACGATGCCGCCAATCGAGTAGTGAACAAAAAAGATAATCAGGATCTCAATGAGACCTATACTTACGATAAGGCAGGAAATCGTCTCGCTTTAACCAACAGCTTGGGTGAAGTTACCCAATATAGCTACAATAGCGACAACCAACTGACTAAGGTGGTCTACGCAGATAAGACCAGCGAAACCTTCACCTATGATGTCATGGGCAATGTCGCAAGCTCAACTGACCAAGAAGGTAAGACAAAGACCTATCACTATGATCAAAATGGTAATCTGCTTAAGACCGTCGATCATCTGAAACGTGAAACTAAGTATAGCTACGATGCCCTCAACCGAGTGGTGACAGAGTCGGATGCCGATGGCAATACCTCTACTTACGAATATGATGTCCTAGGCAACCTCTCTAAAATGACCGATGCCAATGGCCATTCAAGTAGCTATGGTTATGATGCCAATAAAAAATTGGTACTCTATACAGATCCAAATGGTCAAGCGACAGCCTTTAAGTATGACCCATTAGGACGAATCATCGAAACAGTAGCTCCGACAGGAAG belongs to Streptococcus sp. DTU_2020_1001019_1_SI_AUS_MUR_006 and includes:
- a CDS encoding class B sortase, which encodes MKILKFSLSLIIIIVVLFLGLKVLDGLEQMAVEQHSQNAVEKKFHQNPDVFAWLTVEGTRIDYPVAQHPRDDAYYLSHDIDGEETYYGAIFTELVNKKTFEDPVTIIYGHAMLDDSMFGSLDYFAKPAFFKEHERITIDTLTQHFEYEVMAAHSYTDDHLFHTFKLGSREGLRYYLETLQIRTSDYGGFYRQIATDPQKDRFLILSTCDATGNDQRFVVTARLKSVKERTSE
- a CDS encoding DNRLRE domain-containing protein, coding for MKRLRKSIQWLLLLSLFVSNMPLIYAEEINQAIKQGQAEETYKKSVTEASSQTVGSENANTEGSTSAEASSKPVKDGGDALQQPKVANGESKEEAELKKQYGAPVAVSGQEQLFRVDDTHFVTHIGSDIKTYIDKEGVEVPVDLSLYSYHANGKHYYLPKESPVGVVLPSEVKKETPIDITHKDDKISLYPLDKTYEQATVEKNAILYNNVDGKTDVQYTVQSNGVKEEIILAEWGGKNSFTYGLDASKYDVSLKDNQILVREKGKTKILFVLTAPMMVDSAGATSNALTLGLKKGDGRHEVTVTASKEWLSDSERKYPVRIDPTVTVPREKILDIVTSSVHGQYQGYSYGYVGYLTAEMIGMAGVPGVRDIGRARMYFKINYDFQKSIPKEARIDSASLNIYEYTAPDSQSTQFAAYRLKQDFDINNLTWDTSVGLDMEIAGKNATSGKKIGMHNFDIRETVNAWVQGLEPNYGLVVAATDEGSDGGAFYTTEATAENAGQIGFTPDKAPSLTINWSVPDPVDVNYPIGNTTINLRTMVKTDKKGKLQFQGVFADGLTTPGAQVDYNLSDTAKDYKGQSSASFSYKYPDSSSFDAAFEKGTTKYKDKLSNWQTQVPFTEPELNKVYTIDAESKKDGQTSGKKSSDTFLIYKVTQFDTLPKIAAYYGVPLNQLAYDNRIQDMMLVQNNTLFIRNPRKNADKPYNPPALTSNTKAEIDRLLMGRGLHCEFGFEPINLNTGNFYLDRTDVSITDVDGKFEITRAYNSKAAGINSLFGRGWSFAFNEQLSSDEDQNIYYTRTDGSILKFAKDGDGYRAPSGYDLTLEVKTVETKKGDFGGDEKEDYDVKEYRIVDHNHQEKTFNYHGLLTSQTDEKGNKTSFDYNENYQLTKITSPTGLVYSITYNTDGYIGAIQIPNGSTLTYEYDTNGHLITYTDATGVPTRYEYDDKGRMTAWYDGNGTKVIQNEYDEENRVIKQTDGAGAVSTLSYSEGQTITTDGNGNQTVLLTMSNIVQLAFAMQMELVSQKRMMKTTVCQA